In one window of Posidoniimonas corsicana DNA:
- a CDS encoding flagellin, with protein MNNLSRANDRLGDTTLKLATGLRINTAADDPAGLIAAEQLRGDLVDLAAHQRSIGAERSQLAVQQSGRQLAAGILHDLRGLVVEATGDTVSAEQKAAIQTEIDSALDGLDRVADTTGIGVHAALQALRTGGEGNVVDGDPAVATETIDAELSRVTQAAAAAGAYEKYTLDVDQRLAEDQAAITARSLSEIADADYAEEASNLTRDQITLGASLRTVGLLNQIRGEGILTLLGVK; from the coding sequence TTGAACAACCTCTCCCGGGCAAACGACCGCCTTGGAGACACCACGCTGAAGCTGGCGACGGGCCTGAGGATCAACACGGCGGCCGACGACCCCGCCGGCCTGATCGCTGCCGAGCAACTCCGCGGCGACCTGGTCGACCTCGCCGCCCACCAGCGGTCGATCGGCGCCGAGCGTTCGCAGCTCGCCGTCCAGCAAAGCGGCCGGCAGCTTGCCGCCGGCATCCTGCACGACCTCCGCGGCCTCGTGGTCGAGGCGACCGGTGACACCGTCTCTGCAGAGCAGAAGGCGGCCATCCAGACCGAGATCGATTCTGCGCTCGACGGTCTAGATCGTGTGGCCGACACGACCGGGATCGGTGTGCATGCCGCGCTCCAGGCCCTCCGCACGGGCGGAGAAGGCAACGTGGTGGATGGCGACCCGGCGGTCGCCACCGAGACGATCGACGCCGAGCTGTCCCGCGTCACCCAGGCGGCCGCGGCCGCCGGCGCGTACGAGAAGTACACGCTGGACGTCGACCAGCGCCTGGCCGAAGATCAGGCGGCGATCACGGCCCGCTCGCTGAGCGAGATCGCCGACGCCGACTATGCCGAGGAGGCGTCCAACCTGACCCGCGACCAGATCACGCTGGGCGCCTCGCTCCGCACGGTCGGGCTGCTCAACCAGATCCGCGGCGAGGGCATCCTGACGCTGCTGGGCGTGAAGTAG
- a CDS encoding YfiT family bacillithiol transferase, protein MPPDPPQNPVGAFTPPAENQVDLSACIAGIETQPSQLAATVDGLLDDQLDTKYRNWTIRQIVHHLADSHVHSYVRFKWALTEDHPTIKAYDETLWSDLAESREGTIQPSLMLLGGLHARWGKLLRSMPRGDFSRGFHHPESGEDVCLASALAYYEWHGRHHTGQIAWVKKERLGL, encoded by the coding sequence ATGCCCCCCGACCCGCCGCAGAACCCTGTGGGCGCCTTCACGCCGCCCGCCGAGAACCAGGTCGACCTTTCGGCTTGCATCGCGGGTATCGAGACCCAGCCGTCCCAGCTCGCCGCAACGGTTGACGGGCTGTTGGATGACCAGCTCGACACCAAGTACCGCAACTGGACGATCCGCCAAATCGTGCACCACCTGGCGGACAGTCATGTGCACTCGTACGTGCGTTTCAAGTGGGCGCTGACCGAGGATCACCCCACGATCAAGGCGTACGACGAGACGCTCTGGTCCGATCTCGCCGAGTCGCGTGAGGGGACCATCCAGCCATCGCTGATGCTGCTTGGCGGGCTCCACGCAAGGTGGGGGAAGCTGCTGCGATCAATGCCACGCGGAGACTTTTCGCGTGGGTTCCACCACCCAGAATCGGGCGAGGACGTCTGCCTTGCTTCGGCGCTGGCCTACTACGAATGGCACGGCCGGCACCACACCGGGCAGATCGCGTGGGTTAAGAAGGAGCGTCTGGGGCTGTAG
- a CDS encoding sulfite exporter TauE/SafE family protein, translating to MPEYLAQLVAHYSPFQWALIVVVLSLGSVIQGAVGFASGLFSIPLLVVFNIPLEQAAAINFLLTAMQNFFGAWKLRAELRRDEVILPMVLRWVGIPLGVFAMHRTSSLPPTVVKQVIGLLLLVTVIFMWLWRVKHRERIPLPATVVTFLTSGFLLGFAAIGGAPMVLYVNTLTWSAAKCRAFLFLLSATGVPPMAVLLAWTFGAQLLPAVAAAAVAMPFCWMGVLLGMRLGRLLDKRLFRTLTYGLLTVIAVSSVLSPWLSGR from the coding sequence TTGCCGGAATACCTCGCACAGCTGGTCGCGCACTACAGCCCCTTCCAGTGGGCGCTGATCGTGGTGGTGCTGTCGCTCGGCAGCGTTATCCAGGGCGCTGTTGGGTTCGCCTCGGGGTTGTTCTCCATCCCGCTCTTGGTGGTGTTCAACATCCCGCTCGAGCAGGCTGCGGCGATCAACTTCCTGCTGACCGCCATGCAAAACTTCTTCGGCGCCTGGAAGCTGCGTGCCGAGCTGCGCCGCGACGAGGTCATACTTCCGATGGTGCTCCGCTGGGTTGGCATCCCGCTGGGAGTCTTTGCGATGCACCGCACCTCTAGCCTGCCGCCGACGGTGGTCAAGCAGGTGATCGGGCTGCTGCTGTTGGTGACCGTCATTTTCATGTGGCTCTGGCGGGTGAAGCACCGCGAGCGGATCCCGCTGCCCGCCACGGTGGTGACCTTCTTGACCTCTGGATTCCTGCTCGGCTTCGCGGCGATCGGCGGCGCGCCGATGGTGCTGTACGTGAACACGCTGACCTGGTCGGCCGCCAAGTGCCGCGCGTTCCTGTTCCTGCTGTCGGCCACCGGCGTGCCGCCAATGGCCGTGCTGCTCGCCTGGACCTTCGGTGCGCAGCTGCTGCCCGCCGTGGCCGCAGCTGCGGTTGCGATGCCGTTCTGCTGGATGGGGGTGCTCCTGGGCATGAGGCTCGGCCGCCTGCTCGACAAGCGGCTGTTCCGCACGCTCACCTACGGCCTGCTGACGGTGATCGCCGTGAGCTCGGTGCTGTCGCCATGGCTGTCGGGCAGGTAG
- a CDS encoding isoaspartyl peptidase/L-asparaginase family protein: MRNLLLIVLCLNVAAVIAPTPLQAEKPTYVIALHGGAGGWRSLTDESRAEVEAGVHRALQAGKDILAGGGTSLDAVEATIRVLEDAPCFNSGRGAICNIDGEHWLDASIMDGRDRSAGGVTNVTNVKNPISLARLVMQRSPHVLLGGKGAERFAEVMGVEIVPQSYFHTAGSEEDLASWKRDNPSPEAKAPAAPKALVETVGCVALDQHGNLAAGTSTGGRTGKLQGRIGDSPIVGAGTYADNDTCAISGTGVGELYIRHAIAYDVSARMAYKGERLEQAMRHNLFDRLDEGTGGLIGVDHNGAAVLEFNTRAMPRGVADSSGRFEVKIER; this comes from the coding sequence ATGCGAAACTTGCTCCTGATAGTTCTCTGCCTGAATGTGGCGGCAGTGATCGCCCCGACGCCACTGCAGGCAGAGAAGCCGACCTACGTGATCGCGCTGCACGGCGGCGCCGGCGGCTGGCGGAGCCTGACCGACGAGTCCCGCGCCGAGGTCGAAGCCGGCGTCCACCGCGCTCTGCAGGCGGGGAAAGACATCCTGGCGGGAGGAGGCACGAGCCTCGACGCAGTGGAGGCGACCATCCGCGTGCTGGAGGACGCCCCCTGCTTCAACTCCGGCCGCGGCGCCATCTGCAACATCGACGGCGAGCACTGGCTCGACGCCAGCATCATGGACGGCCGCGACCGCTCCGCCGGCGGCGTGACCAACGTCACGAACGTCAAGAACCCGATTTCCCTTGCCCGGCTGGTGATGCAGCGCTCGCCCCATGTGCTGCTCGGCGGCAAGGGCGCCGAGCGGTTCGCCGAGGTGATGGGCGTCGAGATCGTGCCGCAGAGCTACTTCCACACCGCCGGCAGCGAGGAGGACCTCGCGAGTTGGAAGCGTGACAACCCGTCGCCCGAGGCAAAGGCGCCGGCTGCGCCCAAGGCCCTCGTCGAGACCGTGGGCTGCGTCGCGCTCGACCAGCACGGCAACCTGGCGGCCGGCACCAGCACCGGCGGCCGCACCGGCAAGCTGCAGGGCCGCATCGGCGATTCGCCGATTGTGGGCGCCGGCACCTACGCCGACAACGACACCTGCGCCATCAGCGGCACCGGCGTCGGCGAGCTGTACATCCGCCACGCGATCGCCTACGACGTCTCGGCCCGCATGGCCTACAAAGGCGAGAGACTGGAGCAGGCGATGCGGCACAACCTCTTCGACCGGCTCGACGAGGGGACCGGCGGGCTCATCGGCGTTGACCACAATGGCGCCGCCGTGCTCGAATTCAACACCCGGGCGATGCCGCGTGGCGTGGCGGACTCGAGCGGCCGGTTCGAAGTCAAGATCGAGCGGTAG
- a CDS encoding cupin domain-containing protein yields MTTPPLDPQQIIDLLGLQPLPQEGGFYHETYRAPLTIPTDALPDAYEGDRHASTAIYFLIAPQECSAMHILPTDEVFHFYAGDPVEMLLLYPDGDAEQRTMGVDLAAGQRPQVLAPGGVWQGCRLRDGGRWALLGCTVAPGFDFRDFHVASHEEIESLAEHFPSHADQVRQLAPKQ; encoded by the coding sequence ATGACGACCCCGCCGCTCGATCCACAGCAGATAATCGACCTGCTCGGCCTGCAGCCGTTGCCCCAGGAGGGCGGCTTCTACCACGAAACGTACCGCGCGCCGCTCACCATCCCCACCGACGCGCTGCCCGACGCCTACGAGGGGGACCGCCACGCGTCCACCGCGATCTACTTCCTCATCGCGCCGCAGGAGTGCTCGGCGATGCACATCCTGCCGACCGATGAGGTGTTCCATTTTTACGCCGGCGACCCGGTCGAGATGCTGCTGCTGTACCCCGACGGCGACGCCGAACAACGTACGATGGGCGTTGACCTCGCGGCGGGCCAGCGGCCGCAGGTGTTGGCCCCCGGCGGCGTGTGGCAGGGGTGCCGCCTCCGCGACGGCGGCCGCTGGGCCCTGTTGGGCTGCACGGTGGCGCCCGGCTTCGACTTCCGAGACTTCCACGTCGCCTCGCACGAAGAGATTGAATCGCTCGCCGAACACTTCCCGTCGCACGCCGACCAGGTCCGACAGCTAGCGCCCAAGCAATAG
- a CDS encoding gamma-glutamylcyclotransferase family protein: MDVFTYGTLQADAIWRRVSQQECESVAGEAHGFLARRVRSADYPAMVEQEDGVVPGLVYVGVGPEAVRRLDAFEGAEYIRRPIAVRCADGRERRCQAYLLAPSCRGRLSDDPWTLDAFLGSDAYHRFTRTYVGFPTVEQDQP; encoded by the coding sequence ATGGACGTCTTTACCTACGGCACGCTGCAGGCCGACGCCATCTGGCGCCGCGTCTCTCAGCAGGAGTGCGAGTCGGTGGCCGGTGAGGCTCACGGGTTCCTCGCCCGCCGGGTCCGATCGGCCGACTACCCCGCGATGGTGGAGCAGGAGGACGGGGTTGTGCCGGGGCTGGTGTATGTGGGCGTTGGTCCGGAGGCGGTGCGGCGGCTCGACGCGTTCGAGGGCGCCGAGTACATCCGCCGCCCGATCGCCGTGCGGTGCGCCGATGGGCGGGAACGCCGCTGCCAGGCCTACCTGCTCGCGCCGAGTTGCCGGGGCCGATTGTCCGACGATCCCTGGACGCTCGACGCGTTCCTCGGCAGCGACGCGTACCACCGTTTCACCCGCACCTACGTCGGCTTCCCCACCGTCGAACAAGACCAGCCATGA
- a CDS encoding TrmH family RNA methyltransferase, whose product MTPTQITSRHNPRIKEAAALRNRKHRDQLRQTLVYGARESVRARACGAELATSFVCADLLGESGETAVAELRAAGVEVVAVSPEVFERLAYGDRQDGVVSVAATTERPLADLRVPAEAPLIAVIEGVEKPGNLGALLRTADGAGVDGVVVVDPVIDLYNPNVIRASVATVFKPKVAVATSREAIDWLSERRIPAFATRPDAQESCWQADLSGAAAIVLGAEAEGLTDAWAGPGVRPISLPMLGVGDSLNVSVTAAVLLYEARRQRDAD is encoded by the coding sequence ATGACGCCCACCCAGATCACCAGCCGCCACAACCCGCGGATCAAGGAGGCCGCCGCCCTCCGCAACCGCAAGCACCGGGACCAGCTCCGCCAAACGCTGGTGTACGGCGCCCGGGAGAGCGTGCGGGCCCGGGCGTGCGGCGCAGAGCTGGCGACGTCGTTTGTCTGCGCCGACCTATTGGGAGAGAGTGGCGAGACCGCCGTGGCCGAGCTGCGTGCCGCGGGGGTCGAGGTGGTGGCCGTCTCGCCCGAGGTGTTCGAGCGGCTCGCCTACGGCGACCGGCAAGACGGAGTGGTGAGCGTCGCCGCGACGACAGAGCGGCCGCTGGCCGACCTGCGGGTCCCGGCCGAGGCGCCGCTGATCGCGGTGATCGAGGGCGTTGAAAAGCCGGGTAACCTCGGCGCCCTGCTCCGCACGGCAGACGGCGCGGGGGTCGACGGGGTGGTCGTGGTGGACCCGGTGATCGACCTGTACAACCCGAACGTCATCCGCGCGAGCGTCGCGACGGTGTTCAAGCCGAAGGTTGCCGTTGCGACGAGCCGCGAGGCGATCGACTGGCTCAGCGAACGGCGGATCCCGGCGTTCGCCACCCGGCCGGACGCGCAGGAGAGCTGCTGGCAGGCCGACCTCAGCGGCGCGGCCGCGATTGTGCTTGGCGCCGAGGCCGAAGGCCTGACAGACGCGTGGGCCGGACCGGGAGTGCGGCCGATCTCGCTCCCGATGCTCGGCGTGGGCGACAGCCTGAACGTCTCGGTGACGGCGGCCGTGCTGCTGTACGAGGCGCGCCGCCAGCGGGACGCCGATTAG
- a CDS encoding Gfo/Idh/MocA family protein, translated as MGEKQQTTTPNSPSRRGFLAASGAAVATASLASRAMAVAPHTFGDDTIKVGLVGCGGRGKSAVQQIINTPGPIKVVALADAFEYRIKEAINSSNAAARDKLGSDGGNVQDIVDVPAERQFVGLDAYKGLLETDCDLVVLATPPGFRPVQLEAAVNAGKHVFTEKPLAVDAPGVRRVLAAGETAKKNNTAVAVGLQRRHEPKYIETIDRLRDGAIGDIILTRVYWNGSPLWNRSRYELGQLLGRRPNELEYQVNNWYYFNWLCGDHIVEQHIHNIDVSNWLFGSLPEYAYGMGGREVRTGKQFGQIFDHHMVEFTMPGGATMLSACRQQAGCVTNVSEHAHGTAGSADISGGRIFKPNGQIAWKFEGRNPQGHQQEQTDLIANLRKGVIQNETEYGATSTMAAILGRMVTYSGKQIRWDDAIASEMSLAGDLNSWDASAPVTPDDEGRYPVPVPGKTQVV; from the coding sequence ATGGGTGAGAAACAACAAACCACGACGCCAAACTCCCCCAGCCGCCGCGGGTTCCTGGCTGCCTCTGGCGCCGCTGTCGCGACGGCCAGCCTGGCCAGCCGGGCGATGGCGGTAGCGCCGCACACCTTCGGCGACGACACCATCAAGGTCGGCCTGGTTGGGTGCGGCGGACGCGGCAAGAGCGCCGTCCAGCAGATCATCAACACGCCCGGACCGATCAAGGTCGTGGCGTTGGCGGACGCGTTTGAGTACCGCATCAAAGAGGCCATCAACAGCTCCAACGCGGCCGCACGGGACAAGCTCGGCTCGGACGGCGGCAACGTGCAGGACATCGTGGACGTCCCGGCCGAGCGCCAGTTCGTCGGGCTCGACGCCTACAAGGGCCTGCTGGAAACCGACTGCGACCTGGTGGTGCTGGCGACACCGCCCGGCTTCCGCCCGGTGCAGCTCGAGGCCGCGGTCAACGCCGGCAAGCACGTGTTCACCGAGAAGCCGCTGGCGGTCGACGCCCCGGGCGTCCGGCGCGTGCTGGCGGCGGGCGAAACCGCCAAGAAGAACAACACGGCGGTGGCGGTCGGCCTGCAGCGGCGGCACGAGCCGAAGTACATCGAGACCATCGACCGTTTGCGCGACGGCGCGATCGGCGACATCATCCTGACCCGGGTCTACTGGAACGGCAGCCCGCTCTGGAACCGCTCGCGTTACGAGCTGGGGCAGCTGCTCGGCCGTCGGCCCAACGAGCTGGAGTACCAGGTCAACAACTGGTACTACTTCAACTGGCTGTGCGGCGATCACATTGTGGAGCAGCACATCCACAACATCGATGTCAGCAACTGGCTGTTCGGCTCGCTGCCCGAGTACGCCTACGGCATGGGCGGACGCGAGGTGCGGACCGGCAAGCAGTTCGGTCAGATCTTCGACCACCACATGGTCGAGTTCACCATGCCGGGCGGCGCCACGATGCTGAGCGCCTGCCGACAGCAGGCCGGCTGCGTCACGAATGTCAGCGAGCACGCCCACGGCACCGCGGGCTCCGCGGACATCTCCGGCGGGAGGATCTTCAAGCCCAACGGGCAGATCGCCTGGAAGTTTGAGGGCCGCAACCCGCAGGGCCACCAGCAGGAGCAGACCGACCTGATCGCGAACCTCCGCAAGGGCGTCATTCAGAACGAGACCGAGTACGGCGCCACCAGCACGATGGCGGCCATCCTCGGCCGGATGGTGACCTACAGCGGCAAGCAGATCCGCTGGGACGACGCCATCGCCTCGGAGATGAGCCTCGCCGGGGACCTCAACAGCTGGGACGCCTCGGCGCCGGTCACGCCGGACGACGAGGGGCGGTATCCCGTGCCGGTCCCCGGGAAAACCCAGGTCGTCTAG
- a CDS encoding aldose 1-epimerase — MSADIATLVHTSGAEARVLVSQGFNCFAWSAVVQDGVRPMLYAPEGFESGDQRASSGGTPILFPFPGRIEQGRYEYAGKQYQVPAGDALGNAIHGFVFNRPWRVVDQSSDQVTAEFVGSVDAPDTLDLWPSDYAIRATYRLEGDRLTLDVTCSNPGDSELPYGLATHAYFRLPLGGGDPEQTEVQAPVDAQWELKDMIPTGEHGPTDASRGFAAGMPLAGQAYDSAFRLNQSASGEATSSLSGDGVRLTQTCGDEFKCYVIYTPGHREAICIEPYTCLPSPFGSAARGAETNLLVLQPGESRQHRVVLQVEAAG; from the coding sequence ATGTCCGCCGATATCGCCACCCTCGTTCACACTTCCGGAGCCGAGGCCCGGGTTCTGGTAAGCCAAGGCTTCAACTGTTTCGCCTGGTCCGCAGTCGTCCAAGACGGCGTGCGTCCCATGCTGTACGCGCCGGAGGGGTTTGAGTCGGGCGACCAGCGAGCGTCGTCGGGCGGGACGCCGATCCTGTTTCCATTCCCGGGGCGGATCGAGCAGGGCCGCTACGAGTACGCGGGTAAGCAGTACCAGGTGCCGGCCGGCGATGCGCTTGGAAACGCAATCCACGGCTTCGTGTTCAACCGCCCCTGGCGGGTCGTGGACCAATCGAGCGACCAGGTGACCGCCGAGTTTGTCGGGTCGGTCGACGCGCCCGACACGCTCGACCTGTGGCCTTCCGACTACGCAATCCGTGCGACCTACCGCCTGGAAGGCGACCGCCTGACGCTTGACGTGACGTGCAGCAACCCCGGCGACTCGGAGTTGCCCTACGGACTCGCGACCCACGCGTACTTCCGCCTACCGCTGGGCGGCGGCGATCCGGAGCAAACCGAGGTGCAGGCGCCGGTCGACGCGCAGTGGGAACTCAAGGATATGATCCCCACCGGGGAGCACGGCCCAACCGACGCGTCCCGCGGATTCGCCGCGGGGATGCCGCTAGCGGGCCAGGCTTACGACAGCGCGTTCCGGCTCAACCAATCAGCAAGCGGCGAGGCAACCAGCAGCCTGTCCGGCGACGGTGTGCGGCTCACGCAGACCTGCGGGGACGAGTTCAAGTGCTACGTGATCTACACCCCGGGTCACCGCGAGGCGATCTGCATCGAGCCCTACACGTGCCTGCCTAGCCCGTTCGGGTCCGCGGCCCGCGGGGCGGAAACGAACCTGCTCGTGCTGCAGCCCGGCGAGTCGCGTCAGCATCGCGTGGTGCTGCAGGTTGAGGCCGCGGGCTGA
- a CDS encoding 30S ribosomal protein S1, with the protein MPEETPTPQANESTGADVQPTQPEAPAEPAADRPSERIRIGNQREGTENSQPAMPKPVTPVTKKAAEPTPSKYPPPNVRAQLTPELEAELEAALGGQSLDALIDESTSEISQELPSETRVTGRVTRQHGDSVFFDLGGHREGVVKLQQFEEDAHPETGAEMELVVVRLVDGLYELSLPNAAVEVGDWDDVSEGQVVEVAVTGVNKGGLECQVAGIKGFMPMGQISLYRVETPEDYVGQRLACVVTEANRDKGNLVLSHRAVMERERAEKRDKLLAELAPGQIREGVVRSLRDFGAFVDLGGVDGLVHVSKMSWERVNHPSEVLSEGQNVKVKVESVDPESGKIGLSYRESAENPWDGVDAKYPIGSKPSGVVTKLMDFGAFVRLEAGVEGLIHISELAHGRVMRASDVVSEGQQVEVKVLSVERDKQRIGLSLKALTAGPVKDAKPADEDLPLPTDAPKAPTKHTGTLKGGVGAPTGGEKFGLKW; encoded by the coding sequence ATGCCCGAAGAGACCCCCACCCCGCAAGCAAACGAGTCCACCGGCGCCGATGTGCAGCCCACACAGCCGGAGGCCCCTGCGGAGCCTGCGGCCGACCGCCCGAGCGAGCGGATCAGGATCGGCAATCAGCGCGAAGGAACGGAAAACAGCCAGCCCGCGATGCCCAAGCCGGTCACGCCGGTCACCAAAAAGGCCGCGGAGCCGACGCCGTCAAAGTACCCACCGCCCAACGTGCGGGCCCAGCTCACCCCCGAACTGGAGGCCGAGCTCGAAGCGGCCCTGGGCGGCCAGTCGCTCGACGCGCTGATCGACGAGTCAACTAGCGAAATCTCGCAGGAGCTTCCGTCCGAGACCCGGGTCACTGGCAGGGTCACGCGGCAGCACGGCGACAGCGTGTTCTTCGATCTTGGCGGGCACCGCGAAGGCGTTGTGAAGCTCCAGCAGTTCGAAGAAGACGCCCACCCAGAAACCGGCGCCGAGATGGAGCTGGTCGTGGTACGGCTGGTGGATGGCTTGTACGAACTTTCTCTGCCCAACGCCGCCGTCGAGGTAGGCGACTGGGACGACGTCTCCGAGGGTCAGGTCGTCGAGGTCGCGGTGACGGGCGTGAATAAGGGGGGCTTGGAGTGCCAAGTCGCTGGCATCAAAGGCTTTATGCCGATGGGCCAGATCTCCCTTTACCGTGTCGAAACCCCGGAAGACTACGTCGGTCAGCGTCTGGCTTGCGTCGTTACCGAGGCCAACCGCGACAAGGGGAATCTCGTACTCAGCCACCGCGCCGTGATGGAGCGAGAGCGAGCTGAGAAACGCGACAAGCTGCTTGCTGAGCTCGCTCCCGGCCAAATCCGCGAGGGGGTGGTCCGCAGCCTCCGCGACTTTGGCGCCTTTGTCGACCTCGGCGGCGTGGACGGCCTTGTGCACGTCAGCAAAATGAGCTGGGAACGGGTCAACCACCCCAGCGAAGTGCTCAGCGAAGGGCAGAACGTCAAGGTCAAGGTCGAGAGCGTCGACCCAGAGTCCGGGAAGATCGGACTGTCCTACCGCGAGTCAGCCGAGAATCCTTGGGACGGCGTCGACGCCAAGTACCCGATCGGGTCCAAGCCAAGCGGGGTCGTCACCAAACTGATGGATTTCGGCGCGTTTGTCCGACTCGAGGCGGGCGTGGAGGGCCTGATCCATATCTCTGAGCTCGCCCACGGACGCGTGATGCGGGCCTCTGACGTGGTGAGCGAGGGTCAGCAGGTGGAGGTCAAGGTGCTGAGCGTCGAACGCGACAAGCAGCGGATAGGCCTGTCGCTCAAAGCACTAACAGCTGGACCTGTGAAGGACGCCAAACCTGCCGACGAAGACCTGCCACTCCCGACAGACGCGCCCAAGGCGCCAACGAAGCACACCGGCACGCTCAAGGGTGGAGTTGGCGCCCCCACGGGCGGCGAGAAGTTCGGCCTAAAGTGGTAG
- a CDS encoding PEP-CTERM sorting domain-containing protein, which yields MSSMIRSLSFQGRTLALFAASLLVAPTAFSAPINYGDFSDIPPGAVMYTDVTESSGTDALPLYGAPDITGNVLDFDPTFASNSADGSPGADTTDGQLNFDFMTAPGAGLNSFTINESGSVTLFGAGSAATAAGAGIYAEVEITHVDGTALASPIKITSSVFSSWDLVTSPGTNGWTNQLFIDFGPALANAGFGQNSYATKGSVVIDDTLVTTAETNPNTTAFIDKKDFTIIPGGDLNPVPEPAAAALAALGLAVLGARRRS from the coding sequence ATGTCCTCGATGATTCGCTCGCTATCCTTCCAAGGGCGCACCCTTGCGCTCTTTGCTGCGTCTCTTCTCGTTGCTCCCACCGCGTTCTCCGCACCGATCAATTACGGTGACTTTAGTGACATCCCGCCGGGTGCGGTGATGTACACGGATGTCACCGAGTCTTCCGGGACCGACGCTCTGCCGCTCTACGGCGCGCCCGATATCACCGGCAACGTCTTGGATTTCGATCCGACTTTCGCCTCGAACTCGGCGGACGGATCCCCCGGCGCCGACACGACCGATGGTCAGTTGAATTTTGACTTCATGACCGCTCCCGGCGCAGGGCTCAACAGCTTCACGATCAACGAGTCCGGCAGCGTGACATTGTTCGGGGCTGGCTCCGCTGCGACTGCCGCAGGCGCAGGTATCTACGCTGAGGTTGAGATCACCCACGTGGACGGTACCGCTCTCGCATCCCCCATCAAGATCACCAGCAGCGTATTCAGTAGCTGGGATCTTGTGACTTCGCCCGGCACTAACGGCTGGACGAATCAGCTCTTTATTGACTTCGGCCCGGCTCTTGCGAACGCTGGCTTCGGTCAGAACTCGTACGCGACTAAGGGTAGCGTTGTCATCGATGACACCTTGGTTACCACGGCGGAAACGAACCCCAACACGACTGCCTTCATCGACAAGAAGGACTTCACGATCATTCCTGGCGGCGACCTGAATCCTGTTCCTGAGCCCGCCGCCGCTGCTCTGGCCGCACTAGGTCTGGCTGTTCTTGGCGCTCGTCGCCGCAGCTAG